One Nostoc sp. UHCC 0302 DNA window includes the following coding sequences:
- a CDS encoding glutathione S-transferase family protein, whose protein sequence is MTNDQLKKKGKSLPPKLIIWLGKFVWTTLWQIMMSKLAPRNQSGEYIRPNSQFRNFIGVADGNPYPPAAGRYTLYVGLSCPWAHRTLVVRSLKGLEAVISVCIVYPSSTQGGWVFNEEGQGFQTLAELYQLAEPGYTGRSTVPVLWDNQTKTIVNNESSEIIVMLNSQLNEFAKNPHLDLYPQALKEKIDWWNEKIYHAVNNGVYRCGFAQTQEAYNQACNELFTTLDEIETVLQNSRYLCGENLTLADVRLFTTLFRFDSAYYGLFKCNRQRIRDYPNLGSYLRDLYQLPGVADTCDVESVKQDYYGNLFPLNPGGIIPNGPDMKYLNEPHNRENISKLEVS, encoded by the coding sequence ATGACAAATGACCAATTGAAGAAAAAGGGTAAGTCACTCCCGCCAAAGCTGATTATTTGGTTGGGTAAGTTTGTTTGGACTACTCTGTGGCAGATAATGATGTCTAAGCTGGCTCCCCGCAATCAGTCAGGAGAATATATTCGTCCTAACAGCCAGTTTCGCAATTTTATCGGCGTAGCAGATGGGAATCCTTACCCACCAGCTGCGGGACGTTATACACTCTATGTTGGGTTGAGTTGTCCTTGGGCGCATAGAACCCTGGTTGTGCGATCGCTTAAAGGACTCGAAGCAGTAATATCAGTTTGTATAGTCTATCCTTCTTCCACACAAGGCGGTTGGGTGTTCAATGAAGAAGGACAGGGTTTTCAAACACTTGCTGAACTGTATCAATTAGCAGAACCCGGCTACACTGGTCGTTCTACAGTTCCAGTCCTATGGGATAACCAAACAAAAACCATTGTCAATAATGAGAGTTCAGAAATTATTGTGATGTTGAACTCTCAGCTTAATGAATTTGCAAAAAATCCCCACTTGGATCTCTACCCGCAAGCACTCAAAGAAAAAATTGATTGGTGGAATGAGAAAATTTATCATGCCGTGAACAATGGCGTGTATCGCTGCGGTTTTGCTCAAACTCAAGAAGCATACAATCAGGCTTGTAATGAACTGTTCACAACTCTTGATGAGATTGAGACAGTCTTGCAGAATAGCCGCTATTTATGTGGAGAAAATCTCACACTAGCAGATGTCCGCCTATTCACAACGTTATTTCGGTTTGATAGTGCCTACTATGGGTTGTTTAAGTGCAACCGTCAGCGAATTCGGGATTATCCAAATCTAGGAAGTTATTTACGTGACCTCTATCAGCTTCCAGGTGTTGCTGACACCTGCGACGTAGAAAGCGTGAAACAGGACTATTATGGTAACTTGTTCCCACTCAATCCTGGTGGGATTATCCCTAATGGCCCTGATATGAAGTATCTTAACGAACCACATAATCGCGAGAATATCAGCAAACTAGAAGTTTCATAA
- a CDS encoding aspartoacylase, with the protein MKQISRVAIVGGTHGNEFTGAYLIKKFAQFPNLITRNSFETVTLLANPKAFAVGRRYVDKDLNRSFLKQELEDPKLNNYEELRAKSIHNSLGYGGYEQVDFILDLHSSTANMGLTIILVNSHPFNLKLAAYLSHINPLVKVYRCSFQSVEENPFLNSLCELGFAIEVGPIAQGILKANLFQQTESLVHAVLDYIQRFNQDKIPSINETLTLYHHLSSVDYPKQEDGTIFGMIHPELQDRDYEALNPGNPMFLTFDGQTIVYEGKSTVWPIFINEAAYYEKGVAMSLTQKEQIHI; encoded by the coding sequence GTGAAGCAGATTAGTCGAGTTGCAATCGTCGGCGGAACTCATGGAAATGAGTTCACGGGAGCTTACCTAATCAAAAAGTTTGCTCAGTTTCCTAACTTGATTACTAGAAATAGTTTTGAGACAGTTACTCTATTAGCAAATCCTAAAGCTTTTGCAGTCGGAAGACGATATGTAGATAAAGATTTAAACCGCAGTTTTCTCAAGCAAGAATTAGAAGATCCCAAACTCAATAACTATGAAGAATTACGAGCTAAATCAATTCACAATAGCCTGGGTTATGGTGGGTATGAACAAGTAGATTTCATCTTAGACTTACACAGCAGTACTGCTAATATGGGTTTAACAATTATTTTGGTAAATAGCCATCCCTTCAACTTAAAATTGGCTGCTTATCTTAGTCATATTAACCCTTTGGTTAAAGTGTATCGCTGTTCTTTTCAATCAGTAGAAGAAAACCCATTTCTAAATTCTTTGTGTGAATTAGGCTTTGCAATTGAGGTTGGCCCTATTGCCCAAGGTATCTTAAAAGCGAATTTATTTCAACAAACAGAGTCACTTGTTCATGCAGTTCTGGACTATATTCAAAGATTCAACCAAGATAAAATTCCATCTATTAATGAAACGCTGACTTTATATCACCACTTATCGAGTGTAGACTACCCAAAACAAGAGGATGGTACAATCTTTGGGATGATTCATCCAGAACTTCAAGACAGAGATTATGAAGCTCTGAACCCAGGAAATCCGATGTTCCTGACATTTGACGGTCAAACAATTGTTTATGAAGGAAAATCAACAGTCTGGCCTATTTTTATCAATGAAGCGGCTTATTACGAAAAGGGAGTTGCAATGAGTTTGACACAGAAGGAGCAAATTCATATATAG
- a CDS encoding histidine phosphatase family protein — translation MTLNLYLLRHGETTFSQSGNFCGETDAELTSEGMQMAESFADVYQELKWSAVYASPMKRTVATAKPFCDAIGMDMQLRDGLREGSYGKWETLSKSFIQENYAENYVKWLTEPAWNAPLGGETAVDIANRSMPVIAEIQEKHPQGNVLVVSHKATIRIMLCSLLGIDLGRYRYRVNILVASVSMVKFDVNGPLLEILGDRHHIPDHIRSRPGT, via the coding sequence ATGACACTCAATTTATATTTACTGCGGCATGGAGAAACTACTTTTAGTCAAAGTGGTAATTTCTGCGGTGAAACCGATGCAGAGTTGACTTCTGAAGGGATGCAGATGGCAGAGAGTTTTGCCGATGTTTATCAAGAATTGAAGTGGTCAGCGGTTTATGCTAGTCCAATGAAGCGCACAGTTGCAACTGCCAAGCCATTTTGTGATGCTATCGGTATGGATATGCAGTTGCGTGACGGACTTAGAGAAGGTAGTTACGGCAAATGGGAAACTTTGAGTAAATCGTTTATCCAAGAGAATTACGCAGAAAACTATGTAAAATGGTTGACAGAACCCGCTTGGAATGCACCACTAGGTGGAGAAACTGCGGTAGATATTGCTAACCGTTCTATGCCTGTAATTGCTGAAATTCAAGAGAAACATCCCCAAGGTAATGTTTTAGTAGTTTCCCATAAAGCCACGATTCGGATTATGCTTTGCAGTTTACTGGGAATTGATTTGGGACGCTATCGTTATCGGGTGAATATTTTGGTTGCGTCGGTAAGTATGGTTAAATTTGACGTTAATGGCCCTTTGTTAGAAATATTAGGCGATCGCCATCATATACCCGATCATATTCGCTCTCGTCCGGGAACATAA